A part of Drosophila bipectinata strain 14024-0381.07 chromosome 3L, DbipHiC1v2, whole genome shotgun sequence genomic DNA contains:
- the foi gene encoding zinc transporter foi has protein sequence MARHIMAVCVVCLLCAHRLHCQDHIDNILGSVAYTSQEQLNARVYPNLQFNPSIETTDRRQQRSASGDDDTPNYSTSPPSRRHKRHAGHDHGHGHAAADSHVPQITQYYLEKLMGQKEAMHTSGFEDFLQELNLREMPSTASEGTCVPASRLVHHVQPHNHHHHHHEEEEEQVQLKNCTLNSNDTNSSIVCAPLHHNHTHTSEESGNFTLSEKDILYLCPVLLHELKAQSGGCINPSVLSDIDSTEQLLETEKERDFLYVWVYAFISVFACGLLGLVGVAIIPFMGSRYYKYIIQYLVALAVGTMTGDALLHLLPHSLAGQDERGMIMKGLGCLGGIIFFYATEHSLTMISEWRKSVEKKETKKPSRAKVMRDPDSSVNNSVAGDKICKQKYSSYPYCYDEITMNNKQSEWMHLPAGVEGASSAAGAGGDGAPNGVGHDHDGSNDMAAAAESLLSTLHSNCVEMNHHNHNHKHNSHQQSQPESQDNNTIVTDLDGNAVYASNNTKDKDNHVTVILREHESSHHGHSHRHGHVHSPPETLSAVAWMIIMGDGLHNFTDGMAIGAAFAENLAGGFSTSLAVFCHELPHELGDFAILIKAGMSVKSAVYYNLLTGVLSFIGMIFGIAFGQSQDVAQWMFAVAAGLFIYIALVDMMPEISASHKSLGQFLLQILGMLSGVGIMLLIALYEGDLMSVFGTSGGGGGGGGSSYQHVH, from the exons ATGGCGCGACACATAATGGCCGTTTGTGTGGTGTGCCTGTTGTGTGCACACCGACTGCACTGTCAGGATCACATCGATAATATCCTGGGCTCGGTGGCCTACACGAGTCAGGAGCAGCTCAATGCCCGCGTCTACCCGAACCTCCAGTTCAATCCCTCCATTGAAACCACCGATCGGCGGCAGCAGCGCTCCGCTTCTGGCGACGACGACACCCCCAACTACAGCACCAGCCCGCCCTCGAGGAGACACAAGCGTCACGCTGGCCACGATCATGGTCATGGTCATGCAGCAGCCGATTCTCATGTCCCGCAGATCACCCAGTACTATCTTGAGAAGTTGATGGGCCAAAAGGAGGCTATGCACACCAGCGGGTTTGAGGATTTCCTCCAAGAACTCAACCTCCGCGAGATGCCGAGTACAGCCAGTGAAGGAACC TGCGTGCCTGCCAGTCGTCTGGTGCATCATGTACAGCCCCACaatcaccatcaccaccatcacgaggaggaggaggagcaggtgCAGTTGAAGAACTGCACCCTGAACAGCAATGACACCAACTCCAGCATCGTATGCGCTCCCCTGCATCACAACCACACCCACACGAGCGAGGAAAGCGGGAACTTTACGCTCAGCGAAAAGGACATCCTCTACCTGTGTCCCGTGCTCCTCCACGAGCTGAAAGCCCAAAGCGGAGGATGCATAAACCCGTCCGTTCTCTCCGACATCGATAGCACGGAACAGCTATTGGAGACTGAGAAGGAGAGGGACTTCCTCTACG tGTGGGTTTATGCTTTCATTTCGGTGTTCGCCTGCGGTCTTCTGGGTCTCGTCGGAGTGGCCATAATTCCGTTCATGGGCTCGCGGTACTACAAGTACATCATCCAGTATCTGGTTGCGCTTGCCGTTGGCACGATGACCGGTGATGCCCTTCTGCATCTGTTGCCCCAT TCTCTTGCTGGCCAGGATGAGCGGGGCATGATCATGAAGGGACTGGGCTGCTTAGGCGGCATTATCTTCTTCTACGCAACGGAGCATTCGCTTACCATGATCTCCGAGTGGCGCAAGAGTGTGGAGAAGAAGGAAACGAAGAAGCCTTCGCGTGCGAAGGTAATGCGCGATCCAGACTCCTCCGTCAACAACTCGGTGGCAGGGGACAAGATCTGTAAACAGAAGTACAGCTCGTATCCCTACTGCTATGACGAGATCACAATGAACAACAAGCAGAGCGAGTGGATGCACCTGCCGGCTGGAGTGGAGGGTGCTTCCTCGGCGGCGGGCGCTGGCGGCGATGGGGCTCCCAATGGCGTGGGGCATGATCACGATGGCTCCAACGACATGGCCGCCGCTGCCGAATCGCTGCTCTCCACTTTGCACTCGAACTGTGTGGAGATGAACCATCACAACCACAATCACAAGCACAATAGCCACCAGCAGAGCCAGCCGGAGAGCCAGGACAACAACACCATTGTCACGGATCTGGATGGCAATGCGGTGTATGCTTCTAATAATACGAAAGATAAGGATAACCATGTCACCGTCATCCTGAGAGAGCACGAATCTTCCCACCATGGACACAGTCACCGCCACGGGCACGTTCATTCGCCTCCGGAAACCCTAAGTGCCGTGGCCTGGATGATTATCATGGGCGATGGCCTGCACAACTTCACCGACGGCATGGCAATTGGCGCCGCTTTTGCTGAGAATCTTGCCGGTGGCTTCTCTACCTCGTTGGCCGTTTTCTGCCATGAATTGCCGCACGAATTGGGCGACTTTGCCATCCTGATAAAGGCGGGCATGTCGGTGAAGTCGGCCGTCTACTACAACCTGTTGACGGGTGTCCTGAGCTTCATTGGCATGATCTTTGGCATTGCCTTTGGGCAGTCCCAAGACGTCGCCCAGTGGATGTTCGCCGTTGCCGCGGGCCTCTTTATCTACATCGCTCTGGTTGATATG ATGCCCGAGATCTCGGCTTCGCACAAGTCGCTGGGACAGTTTCTGCTTCAAATACTCGGAATGTTGAGCGGCGTGGGAATAATGCTATTGATTGCTCTCTACGAGGGCGATCTGATGAGCGTGTTCGGAACGAgtggaggcggcggcggcggaggcggATCATCTTACCAGCATGTGCATTAA